Sequence from the Pyrobaculum neutrophilum V24Sta genome:
CCGGCTTCCTAGATACGTCGACGATCATTGGAAGCACCTCTCGGCGTCGGAGTAGAGCCTCGCGAGCTCGGCTTTAGAGAGCTTGCGCCTCTCCGCCCTCTGGATGAGTATCTTAGCCGCCAGCAACCTCGCGTTTTTCTCGTCCAGCTCCTTCATCAGCTGGGCTAGAAGCTCCTCGCAACTCTCCGCCGGGGCGTCTATGTACTTCTCGAAAAGCTTAGCCTTCTTTATATCCGTCTCGATCCACGTGTAATCGACGTGGGGTATAGCCCATCTATGTCCACAGCGACGACAGAGAAACTCGTTGCTAGGCAGAAGGGCGACCTCTCTAGAGCCGCACTTGGGGCAAGACACGCCGGTATCTGCTCCGGTGCTTAAAAATTTAACAAGTGAGCCCCCTCTGCTCCAGCCAGCTTCTCAGACGCGGGCCGTAGACCCGAGGCGCCGACGCGATATCTTTGACAGTCCTAGCGCCTATGAGAAACATGGCCGTCTTCACCTCGGCTACGACGGTCTCTATCTCCTCCTTCAGCCTCCCCTCCAGAGCCGCCTTTAGAAGAGGTTGCGACATGGTGAAGAAGCTGGCGCCTAGCGCCAACGCCTTCACGCCGTCGAGCCCGCTTCTGATGCCCCCCGAGGCGATTATGTAGCCCCCGTAGCCGGACTTCGCCTCACATATCGAAGCCGCGGTGGGTATCCCCCACAGCTTAAACGTCTCGGCGATCCTCCGCCGAAGCTGGGCCCCGGCGCCGGCCGCTCTAGCCCCCTCTATCGCTATGAAGGAGGTCCCCCCGTAGCCCCCCACGTCGATGGCGTCCGCAACCCCCGCGAGGCGTGCGGCCACCTCCCTAGATATGCCGTTGCCAACCTCTTTTACAATAAGCGGCCTGCCGGCCGCCCTTTTCACCACCTTGATCTTCTCCAGCACCCCCCTGAAGCGGGGCTCGCCCTCCGGCTGGACAGCCTCCTGGGCGGCGTTTAGGTGGATAGCCACCGCGTGCGCGTCGACCATGTCTACCGCCTGCGAAACCCACTCGGCCAGCTTAACCTCGTCGAGTTCCACAAGCTGGGGCGCCCCCAAGTTCGCCACCTTCGGCACAGTTGGGGCGTTCTTCTTAACAACCTCGAAGGTCCAGCGCACCTCTGGCTTAACCAACGCGATCCTCTGGGAGCCGACGTATATCGGGATCCCAAACGCCTCGGCGGCTTTGGCCAACTCCGCGTTTATCTTCCCAGCTAGCTCAGTCCCGCCGGTCATAGCGCCGATTCCAAACGGCGCCTTGACCTCGGCCCCCAGGAACTTGGCAGTGGTGTCTACCTCCGACAGATCTAGCTCGGGCAGGGCGTTGTGGATTAGGATTACCTCGTCGAACCAGGGGGAGCCCACTTGAGAAATCTCGGAGCTCGCCAGATAAATGTGGTCGTTTTTCCGCCTGTCAATCTCCATTACTGCTTCTGTTGCGCCCTAGCTCTCACACAGCCGCGGCCTGTACACCTGGAGCCGATGAAGCCCACCTTCTGGCCGGGAGGCGCCGTCTTCGACACAGGCGTGCCGCCCTTCTGGTGCGATCCGCCGCCGTGTGGGTGGGCATATGGAGACATGGCTTTGCCTCTGACTAAGGGGTACTTCCACGCCTTTGCCCTCGCTCTGTAGTACTTCTTCCCAGCCTTAACCATGGGCTTTTCTATTCTGCCGCCGCCTGCCACAAGGCCCACCGTCGCCCTCCCCCTGGCGTCCACCTCCATCGTTCTACCGCTGGGCAGCCTAACGATGGTCTTGTTCTCCTCGGGCTTCTGCCCCACGACCACCGCGTAGGTGCCCCCAGACCTCGCGAACTTCCCCCCATCGCCGGGCCTCTTCTCGACGTTGAAAACCATGGTGCCCTCCGGCGCCTTCCCGAGAACCACCACGTTGCCGGTCTTGGGAGACGCCGCCTCGCCTATTTCGATCTCCTGCCCTACGTACAGACCCTCGGCGGCGTAGTTCAGAAACTCCAAGCCGTTTTCGAGACGTATCTTGGCCACAGGCGCGTTGAGGCCGGGCACGTGGATTATGTCAACGACGTAGCCTCTGCCGGCTGTGCCGAGCGGCGGGTACCTAACGGGGCCCTCCCTCCTCCAACTCGGCGACCTAAACTGAGAGCCTCCTCTGCCCCTCCTCTGCACAAGTATCCTCTTGCCCATCGCGCCCCTAGAGGGCTAAGGTTTATAAATATTTTCGGAGGATAAGCCGCGTTATATAGCGCTGTCGTGATGTCATGCACCTCGTCCGAGAGGTGAGGAGCTCATGGCGTGCTGAACATTTAAATACACCCTACCGGCTCTCGCGCCATGGGTCGCGTTAGGCCCAGATACATTAAGTCCCTCGGCGACAAGCTCCTCGAGATGTACCCAGACAGGTTCACAGACAGCTTTGAGGAGAACAAGAAGGCCGTGGCGCAGCTGGCAGATATACCGAGCAAAAGAGTTAGAAACAGGGTAGCCGGCTACATAACGAGGCTGGTGAAAAGGCGCAAAGCCCAGGAAAAAGCTGAGGCAGCGGCGTAACCATGCCGCTCGCGAAGGGAGACTACATACTCCTTGACTACACGGTTGTTGTAAAAGACGAGAACAAGGTCGTCGAGACAACTCAGGAGTCTGTGGCGAAGGAGGCGGGCATATACAAGCCCGAGGAGATCTACGGCCCCCGTCTGGTTATCCTAGGCGAGACCCCTCTCTGGGAGCCCGTAGAAGCCGCGTTGTTGAAGGCCGACGAGGGACAAGACTTCGAGGTAGAGGTGCCGCCGGAGAAGGCGTATGGGGTAAGAGATCCGGGGAAGGTGAAGGTGGTCTCCATTAGGGACTTCCACCGCCACGGCATTGTCCCAAGCGTCGGCGACGTGGTCGACTTCGAAGGACAGCGCGCCAGAGTTGTCTCCATCTCCGGCGGACGGGTGGTGCTGGACTTCAACCACCCGCTGGCGGGCAAGACCTTTATCGTGAGGGGGAGGGTGGCCAAGAAGCTCACGTCTGTCGAGGAGAAGGCTGTGGCGTTGCTCCGGCTGTACCTCCCCAGGGTGCCGGAGGAGAAGATGAAGGCCTCTCTAGAGGGCGGGGTACTCGCCGTCTCGCTACCCGCCGAGGTGTTGCTCTACGAGCGGATAGGCGGCGTCCTCCTACAGTACGCCTCCGAGGTCTCCGCAAAGTTTTCAGACGTGAAGAAGGTGCGGTTTATCGAGGAGGTGGAGCTCAAGAGCTAGTATTTATTAAGTCAACACAACACACAGCCGATGACCACCACCGTAGGCATCGCCGTTAGAGAGGGCGTCGTCCTCGCCACAGATAAACGGGTAACGGCCGGCTACTACATAGCGCATAAGCAGGGGGAGAAGATATGGAAGATAGACGACCACGTGGCCGCCACGATGTCGGGAGGGGTGGCCGATCTACAGTCTGTGCTCTCCTTCCTCACCCTGCGGGCGCGTGAGTACAAGATGGAGTACAAGAGGCCTATCCCAATACGCGCTCTGGTGAACTACGTCTCGCTGATCCTCTTCTACTCCAGGCCCTACATATACATAGTACACTCAATAATAGGCGGCGTTGACGATGAGGAGGGGGCTGTCCTATACATGGCCGACTGGCTCGGCACCGTGACCAAGGAGAGGTACATAGCTACGGGCAGCGGATCGCCCTACGCCAAAGGCGCACTGGAGGTGGGCTACAGAGAGGATATGTCTCTAGAAGACGCCGTGGATCTCGCCATAAAGGCGGTGAAGGCCGCGATTAGAAACGACCCAGGCTCCGGCGAGGGGATAGACGTAGTGGTTATCACCAAGAGGGAGGGCTTTAGACGCGTGTTTACGGCACAGCAGAAGATCGTCTTAGCCGAGTAGGCCTACGCATAAATACCACCAAATTCCGGGGGGCATGCAGATCGAGGACGTCTGGATTAGGAAGGTTTTCACCGGCCGCGGAGATATAACCGTTGAGGTGGAGCTCACCGCGGAGGACCCGGCCGCCGGCGGCTACGTGGTCACCAGGGCGGCGGCGCCCGCAGGCGCGTCGAGGGGAGCCCACGAGGTTCTGTACTTCCCCGA
This genomic interval carries:
- a CDS encoding peptidylprolyl isomerase, coding for MPLAKGDYILLDYTVVVKDENKVVETTQESVAKEAGIYKPEEIYGPRLVILGETPLWEPVEAALLKADEGQDFEVEVPPEKAYGVRDPGKVKVVSIRDFHRHGIVPSVGDVVDFEGQRARVVSISGGRVVLDFNHPLAGKTFIVRGRVAKKLTSVEEKAVALLRLYLPRVPEEKMKASLEGGVLAVSLPAEVLLYERIGGVLLQYASEVSAKFSDVKKVRFIEEVELKS
- a CDS encoding 50S ribosomal protein L2 produces the protein MGKRILVQRRGRGGSQFRSPSWRREGPVRYPPLGTAGRGYVVDIIHVPGLNAPVAKIRLENGLEFLNYAAEGLYVGQEIEIGEAASPKTGNVVVLGKAPEGTMVFNVEKRPGDGGKFARSGGTYAVVVGQKPEENKTIVRLPSGRTMEVDARGRATVGLVAGGGRIEKPMVKAGKKYYRARAKAWKYPLVRGKAMSPYAHPHGGGSHQKGGTPVSKTAPPGQKVGFIGSRCTGRGCVRARAQQKQ
- a CDS encoding proteasome subunit beta, whose product is MTTTVGIAVREGVVLATDKRVTAGYYIAHKQGEKIWKIDDHVAATMSGGVADLQSVLSFLTLRAREYKMEYKRPIPIRALVNYVSLILFYSRPYIYIVHSIIGGVDDEEGAVLYMADWLGTVTKERYIATGSGSPYAKGALEVGYREDMSLEDAVDLAIKAVKAAIRNDPGSGEGIDVVVITKREGFRRVFTAQQKIVLAE
- a CDS encoding 30S ribosomal protein S17e, with amino-acid sequence MGRVRPRYIKSLGDKLLEMYPDRFTDSFEENKKAVAQLADIPSKRVRNRVAGYITRLVKRRKAQEKAEAAA
- the fni gene encoding type 2 isopentenyl-diphosphate Delta-isomerase, producing MEIDRRKNDHIYLASSEISQVGSPWFDEVILIHNALPELDLSEVDTTAKFLGAEVKAPFGIGAMTGGTELAGKINAELAKAAEAFGIPIYVGSQRIALVKPEVRWTFEVVKKNAPTVPKVANLGAPQLVELDEVKLAEWVSQAVDMVDAHAVAIHLNAAQEAVQPEGEPRFRGVLEKIKVVKRAAGRPLIVKEVGNGISREVAARLAGVADAIDVGGYGGTSFIAIEGARAAGAGAQLRRRIAETFKLWGIPTAASICEAKSGYGGYIIASGGIRSGLDGVKALALGASFFTMSQPLLKAALEGRLKEEIETVVAEVKTAMFLIGARTVKDIASAPRVYGPRLRSWLEQRGLTC